In Bacteroidales bacterium, a single window of DNA contains:
- a CDS encoding T9SS type A sorting domain-containing protein gives MKRYCLIFTILALVLFQNKTLHAQALTANAGKDTAICEGLSVTIGGIPAASGGTAPYKYKWSPSTGLNYDTLANPIATPATTTTYILTVTDATLNTAIDTIIVTVKIIPTDIYTPPSSPICYGDCASLSCFPQGGYTCDWGNLGTGSIIVCPLVTTTYTSTITFTNGCTSTMSITVEVDPQLVVSVTSNPEHCYHHDGSLTASASGGTSPYTYLWSNNSTSPTITNLSAGTYSLTVVDAMACVNTSTIVLNEIQGPSVIVSTTPDYCGHCNGTATASITGGTPPYYYFWNNGVANHSATNLCAGTYCLTVTDANGCTSTTCGTVDNIPGPTVTVSTTPEYCGECNGTATASIINVGTPPYTYLWNTTPCQTTSTATNLCAGTYCVTVTDLYGCTATACGTVVNTPGPTVYIVGHNATCNLCNGSAIAVASGGGNLYTYTWNTVPCQTTSTATNLCAGTYCVTVTDVNGCIASNTVVIENDTSKCYTIKGRVFVDGNQDCIQDASEDGLSGKTLYVMPGHYPVITNSLGDFSIMTDQLNDTLYAPNDVSPNSFITCPLSGKYIINFSNYGDISYSNNFGFYITDYGIHENTEDNIHINIFPNPFHNEFTIEIHEGNNFPCEIIIYNNLSEIIKNVSLENSQNSITTSDWKEGIYFYFIKNNSGKIIGKGKMVLQ, from the coding sequence ATGAAAAGATATTGCTTGATTTTTACCATTCTTGCATTAGTTTTATTTCAGAATAAAACATTACATGCACAAGCTCTTACTGCTAATGCTGGCAAAGACACAGCAATCTGCGAAGGCTTATCCGTTACTATTGGCGGAATACCTGCTGCTTCAGGAGGAACAGCTCCTTATAAATATAAATGGAGTCCTTCAACAGGATTAAATTATGATACACTGGCAAATCCAATAGCTACGCCAGCTACAACAACTACTTATATTCTTACAGTTACTGATGCCACATTAAATACAGCTATTGATACAATTATTGTTACAGTAAAAATAATTCCAACAGATATTTATACGCCACCATCGTCACCTATCTGTTATGGGGATTGCGCTTCTTTAAGCTGTTTTCCTCAGGGAGGATATACATGTGATTGGGGGAATTTAGGTACAGGTTCAATAATTGTATGCCCGCTTGTAACAACCACATATACTTCAACTATAACTTTTACGAATGGGTGTACTTCTACTATGAGTATAACAGTCGAAGTAGACCCGCAATTAGTAGTATCTGTTACCTCTAATCCCGAACATTGTTACCATCACGATGGTTCGCTTACAGCAAGCGCTTCAGGAGGAACATCACCATATACATACTTGTGGAGTAATAATTCCACTTCACCAACAATAACCAATTTATCAGCCGGTACTTATTCGCTTACTGTGGTTGATGCTATGGCATGTGTAAATACTTCAACAATTGTATTAAATGAAATACAAGGACCATCAGTTATTGTATCTACAACACCTGATTATTGCGGTCATTGTAATGGAACTGCAACAGCAAGTATTACTGGTGGCACGCCTCCATATTATTACTTTTGGAACAATGGAGTGGCTAACCATAGTGCTACAAACTTATGCGCCGGCACATATTGTTTAACAGTAACTGATGCAAATGGATGTACTTCTACAACATGTGGCACAGTAGATAATATACCCGGCCCTACAGTAACTGTTTCCACAACACCCGAATACTGCGGAGAATGCAATGGCACTGCAACAGCTAGTATTATTAATGTTGGTACACCTCCATATACGTATTTATGGAATACTACTCCTTGTCAAACTACAAGTACAGCTACAAATTTATGTGCCGGAACGTACTGTGTAACTGTAACCGATTTATACGGATGTACTGCTACTGCATGTGGTACTGTAGTTAACACGCCAGGACCAACTGTATATATCGTTGGACATAATGCAACTTGTAATTTATGCAATGGTAGTGCTATTGCAGTTGCTTCCGGTGGAGGTAATTTGTATACTTATACATGGAATACTGTTCCTTGCCAAACTACAAGTACAGCAACAAATTTATGTGCCGGAACGTACTGTGTAACTGTAACTGATGTAAATGGATGTATTGCCTCAAATACAGTTGTCATTGAAAACGACACTTCAAAATGCTACACTATAAAAGGGCGCGTGTTTGTTGATGGTAACCAGGATTGCATACAAGACGCAAGTGAAGATGGATTATCGGGAAAAACATTATATGTTATGCCAGGTCATTATCCGGTCATAACAAACTCATTGGGCGATTTCAGTATTATGACCGACCAGTTAAATGATACTTTATACGCTCCCAATGACGTATCACCAAATAGTTTTATAACATGTCCTTTAAGTGGAAAGTATATTATCAACTTTAGTAATTACGGTGATATTTCTTATTCAAATAATTTTGGATTTTATATTACAGACTATGGTATTCATGAAAATACAGAAGATAATATTCACATAAATATTTTCCCGAATCCTTTCCATAATGAATTTACGATCGAGATTCATGAAGGAAATAATTTCCCCTGCGAGATCATCATTTACAACAATCTTTCGGAAATTATAAAAAATGTTTCGCTTGAAAACTCTCAGAATTCAATAACAACAAGCGATTGGAAAGAAGGAATTTATTTCTACTTCATTAAAAACAATTCAGGGAAAATAATAGGTAAAGGGAAAATGGTTCTTCAATAA
- a CDS encoding DUF4382 domain-containing protein → MKTIKFIVLAIVISIFGVACNKDKGTDTTSVKVRLTDAPGNFQQVNVEIIGVEFKINGGAEVNMNVNSGIYNLLDFANGVDTLIASADVPSGTLSQIRLILGTNNSIMVDSVVRPLATPSAMQSGLKLNVHSELTAGVEYEILLDFDANQSIVKTGNGDYQLKPVIRTVAVAENGSVHGTVATPQALPATITATDGSNTYSSITSTGGGFLVQGVPAGTYTVTVTPQSPYTAVTISNVVVTTGSMTELGVINF, encoded by the coding sequence ATGAAAACAATAAAATTTATTGTTCTTGCAATTGTAATATCAATTTTTGGGGTTGCATGTAATAAAGACAAGGGAACAGATACTACATCTGTAAAAGTAAGATTAACGGATGCTCCGGGTAATTTCCAGCAGGTTAATGTTGAAATTATTGGAGTTGAATTTAAAATTAATGGTGGCGCTGAAGTAAATATGAATGTAAATTCAGGAATATATAATCTTCTTGATTTTGCAAATGGTGTTGACACACTTATAGCTAGTGCAGATGTTCCTTCAGGAACACTTTCGCAAATCCGCCTTATCCTGGGAACAAATAATTCAATTATGGTTGATAGTGTTGTTCGTCCGTTGGCAACACCCAGCGCTATGCAATCAGGATTAAAATTAAATGTGCACAGCGAACTTACTGCCGGAGTGGAATATGAAATTCTTCTGGATTTTGATGCGAATCAATCGATAGTTAAAACTGGTAATGGAGATTATCAACTTAAACCTGTTATCAGAACAGTAGCTGTTGCTGAAAATGGTTCGGTTCATGGAACTGTTGCAACTCCACAGGCATTGCCTGCAACAATCACTGCAACGGATGGGAGTAATACTTATTCGTCAATTACTAGTACCGGGGGAGGATTTCTTGTTCAGGGAGTTCCTGCCGGAACATATACCGTTACTGTTACTCCGCAGTCGCCTTATACTGCTGTTACTATTTCTAACGTAGTTGTAACAACGGGAAGTATGACTGAGCTTGGAGTTATAAATTTTTAG
- a CDS encoding class I tRNA ligase family protein, whose amino-acid sequence MDYNFREIEPKWQKYWSDNKTYKAENPPAGEASKPKYYVLDMFPYPSGAGLHVGHPLGYIASDIYARFKRLKGFNVLHPMGYDAYGLPAEQYAIQTGTHPAITTEKNLARYREQLDKIGFSFDWDREVKTCDPKYYKWTQWTFIQLFKSWYNKKDDKAEAIEILIKEFEKNGNTSIQAACSDVQEFSSSQWKAMNEKEQQEILMNYRLAYLADTMVNWCPALGTVLANDEVSEGFSVRGGHPVERKTMKQWSLRITAYAERLLNGLDEIDWSDSIKEIQRNWIGKSEGAMVKFAIKGHENLFMEIFTTRPDTIFGVTYMTFAPEHEYVNLITTSDRKEVVEKYVTEAKNRSERERMADVKRISGEFTGAYAINPFTNEEIPIWVGDYVLAGYGTGAVMAVPGHDTRDWAFANHFNLPIKEVIAGGDITKEAYDSYDGTVVNSGFINGMKVPEAKKAVIKKVEEMGIGYGKTNYRLRDAIFSRQRYWGEPFPIYYKDGIPYAMDEAEIIKNALELPAVDAYLPTETGEPPLARAKNWKTKEGYPIETSTMPGFAGSSAYYLRYMDPWNDKEYFSKEANKYWENVDLYIGGAEHATGHLMYARFWNKFLFDLGLVCKEEPFKKLINQGMIQGKSEKIYYEGFASYESGSVDFNGLNLYNVKTKESFKNLEFFYYGSPIELPNGPFQIFYSADIKETFSENNELHIKTLRSLNIPIVFVDNSEINLDELIDNWGHGFEDSFFITNNSGFYYKKKFWKYDKEKNSYEPLDKLPKGCFKTFSEVEKMSKSKYNVVTPDDLIEKYGADTLRLYEMFLGPLEQHKPWDTKGIEGVFRFIRKLWRLYHDTENNFCVSDDAPTKDELKVLHKTIKKVQDDIERFSFNTAVSNFMICVNDLSDLKCNKRSILSDLAIIISPYAPHIAEELWSLLGNKESVTKADFPTFNEEYLVENNCTYAVSFNGKMRFTLELPVDMPGSEVERNALTHKDAAKWLEGKTPKKIIVVPKKIVNVVI is encoded by the coding sequence ATGGATTACAATTTCAGGGAAATAGAACCAAAGTGGCAGAAATACTGGAGCGATAACAAAACGTATAAAGCAGAAAATCCGCCTGCGGGTGAAGCAAGCAAACCTAAATATTATGTTCTCGATATGTTTCCTTATCCTTCGGGAGCAGGCTTGCACGTAGGACATCCACTAGGTTATATTGCATCAGATATTTATGCAAGATTCAAAAGATTGAAAGGTTTTAATGTGCTGCATCCCATGGGATACGATGCTTACGGCCTTCCGGCCGAACAATACGCCATTCAAACGGGCACGCATCCTGCTATCACAACAGAAAAAAATCTGGCACGTTATCGTGAACAACTTGATAAGATTGGCTTCTCATTCGACTGGGACCGCGAAGTTAAAACCTGCGACCCGAAATATTATAAATGGACTCAATGGACCTTTATACAACTTTTCAAATCGTGGTACAACAAAAAAGATGATAAAGCCGAAGCGATTGAAATTTTAATTAAAGAATTTGAGAAGAACGGAAATACCAGTATTCAAGCGGCTTGCAGCGATGTACAAGAATTTTCATCATCGCAATGGAAAGCGATGAATGAAAAAGAGCAACAGGAAATATTGATGAATTACCGTTTGGCTTATCTTGCCGACACGATGGTAAACTGGTGTCCCGCACTGGGGACGGTTCTTGCCAACGATGAAGTGAGCGAAGGTTTCTCGGTTCGTGGCGGTCATCCTGTTGAAAGAAAAACCATGAAGCAATGGTCGCTGCGCATTACAGCTTATGCAGAACGCCTGCTGAACGGACTTGACGAAATTGACTGGTCGGATTCAATAAAAGAAATTCAGCGTAACTGGATTGGTAAATCGGAAGGCGCTATGGTTAAGTTTGCTATCAAAGGACATGAAAATTTATTCATGGAAATCTTTACCACACGTCCTGATACGATCTTCGGAGTTACTTATATGACCTTTGCCCCGGAACATGAATATGTAAATTTGATTACAACTTCTGACAGAAAAGAAGTTGTTGAGAAATATGTTACCGAAGCCAAGAACCGCAGTGAGCGCGAGCGCATGGCCGATGTAAAAAGAATTTCCGGTGAGTTCACAGGAGCATACGCAATCAATCCTTTCACCAATGAAGAAATTCCGATATGGGTTGGTGACTATGTGTTGGCAGGCTACGGAACCGGCGCAGTAATGGCTGTTCCCGGGCACGACACACGCGACTGGGCTTTTGCAAATCATTTCAACCTACCGATTAAAGAAGTCATTGCAGGCGGCGATATTACAAAAGAAGCTTACGACTCATACGATGGAACCGTTGTAAATTCAGGGTTTATAAACGGGATGAAAGTTCCTGAAGCAAAAAAAGCAGTGATTAAAAAAGTTGAGGAAATGGGCATTGGATATGGAAAAACCAATTATCGTTTGCGTGATGCGATCTTTAGTCGCCAGCGTTATTGGGGCGAACCATTTCCGATTTATTACAAAGACGGAATCCCTTATGCCATGGACGAAGCAGAGATTATTAAAAATGCTTTGGAACTACCAGCCGTTGATGCTTATCTGCCAACAGAAACAGGTGAACCGCCATTAGCCCGTGCGAAAAATTGGAAAACAAAGGAAGGCTATCCTATTGAAACCAGCACTATGCCTGGCTTTGCAGGAAGCAGCGCATATTACCTGCGCTACATGGACCCGTGGAATGATAAAGAATATTTTTCAAAAGAAGCCAATAAATATTGGGAAAATGTTGACCTCTACATTGGCGGAGCTGAGCATGCAACAGGGCATTTGATGTATGCGCGTTTCTGGAATAAATTTTTATTCGACCTTGGTTTGGTTTGTAAAGAAGAACCTTTCAAGAAGCTTATCAATCAAGGGATGATACAAGGAAAGTCTGAAAAAATATATTACGAAGGTTTTGCAAGTTATGAAAGTGGAAGTGTAGATTTTAATGGATTAAATTTATATAATGTAAAAACAAAAGAATCCTTTAAAAATTTAGAATTTTTCTATTATGGTAGCCCAATCGAATTACCAAACGGTCCATTTCAGATTTTTTATAGTGCAGATATAAAAGAGACTTTTTCTGAAAACAATGAATTACATATTAAAACACTTCGCTCCCTTAATATTCCAATAGTATTTGTTGATAACTCTGAAATTAATCTTGACGAATTAATTGATAACTGGGGTCATGGATTTGAAGATTCTTTCTTTATAACAAATAATTCTGGATTTTATTACAAGAAAAAATTTTGGAAATATGATAAGGAGAAAAACAGTTATGAACCTTTAGATAAATTACCAAAAGGGTGTTTTAAAACCTTTTCTGAAGTAGAAAAAATGTCAAAATCAAAATACAATGTTGTTACACCCGATGACCTAATAGAAAAATATGGAGCCGATACATTGCGTTTGTATGAAATGTTTCTTGGTCCGCTGGAACAGCACAAACCATGGGACACCAAAGGTATTGAAGGCGTGTTCCGTTTTATCCGCAAACTGTGGCGGTTGTATCACGATACGGAAAATAATTTCTGTGTGTCGGACGATGCGCCTACAAAAGATGAATTGAAAGTTTTACATAAAACAATTAAAAAAGTTCAGGATGATATTGAACGCTTTTCGTTCAACACGGCAGTAAGTAATTTCATGATCTGCGTAAATGATCTTTCCGATTTGAAATGCAACAAGCGCTCCATACTCAGCGATCTGGCAATTATCATTTCGCCTTATGCACCGCACATTGCAGAAGAATTATGGAGTTTGCTCGGAAACAAAGAAAGCGTTACAAAGGCTGATTTTCCTACGTTCAATGAAGAATACCTTGTTGAAAATAATTGCACGTATGCGGTTTCGTTCAACGGGAAAATGCGCTTCACTCTTGAACTGCCAGTAGACATGCCTGGTTCAGAGGTTGAGAGAAATGCACTCACACATAAAGATGCTGCAAAATGGCTCGAAGGCAAAACGCCGAAGAAGATAATTGTTGTTCCGAAGAAGATTGTGAATGTTGTAATATAA